One Chiloscyllium plagiosum isolate BGI_BamShark_2017 chromosome 12, ASM401019v2, whole genome shotgun sequence DNA window includes the following coding sequences:
- the cbr1 gene encoding carbonyl reductase [NADPH] 1: MSKRVAVVTGSNKGIGLEVVRALCRQFDGDVYLTSRDVERGQQALHKLQQEQLKPLYHQLDLTDRESIGKLRTFMTQRYGGVDVLINNAGIAFKMADTTPFGIQAEVTMATNFYGTRDVSTELLPIVKPQGRVVNVSSVAGSMALQKCSQELQKKFRSSTITEEELVELMKKFVDDATKGVHSEQGWPSSAYGVSKIGVTVLSRIHARKLTKERPGDGILLNACCPGWVKTDMAGPNAPGTAEEGAVTPVYLALLPAGAEAPHGEFVSNKTVQKW; this comes from the exons ATGTCCAAGCGGGTGGCCGTGGTGACCGGATCCAACAAAGGGATCGGCCTGGAGGTGGTGAGGGCTCTGTGCCGACAGTTTGACGGGGACGTGTACCTGACCTCCCGGGATGTGGAGCGGGGGCAACAGGCGCTACACAAACTGCAGCAGGAGCAGCTGAAGCCGCTTTACCACCAGTTGGACCTCACCGATCGGGAGAGCATCGGAAAGCTGCGGACCTTCATGACCCAGAGGTACGGAGGCGTCGATGTCCTGATCAACAACGCCGGCATCGCCTTTAAAATGGCAGATACCACTCCGTTTGGAATCCAAGCCGAGGTGACTATGGCCACCAATTTCTACGGGACCAGGGACGTGTCCACCGAGCTCCTCCCCATCGTCAAACCCCAAG ggagagtggtgaatgtatcCAGTGTAGCCGGCTCCATGGCTTTGCAAAAATGCAGCCAAGAGCTCCAAAAGAAATTCCGCAGTTCCACCATCACAGAGGAAGAACTGGTGGAGCTGATGAAGAAGTTTGTTGACGATGCTACAAAAGGGGTCCACAGTGAACAGGGGTGGCCATCCTCAGCCTATGGAGTTTCAAAGATCGGTGTTACGGTCCTTTCCAGGATCCATGCACGAAAACTGACGAAAGAGAGACCAGGAGATGGGATCCTGTTGAATGCTTGTTGTCCAGGTTGGGTAAAAACAGACATGGCAGGTCCTAATGCACCCGGAACAGCAGAAGAAGGGGCAGTGACCCCAGTTTATTTAGCTCTGCTCCCAGCAGGGGCAGAAGCTCCACATGGAGAGTTTGTAAGCAATAAAACAGTTCAGAAATGGTAA